A window of the Elgaria multicarinata webbii isolate HBS135686 ecotype San Diego chromosome 22, rElgMul1.1.pri, whole genome shotgun sequence genome harbors these coding sequences:
- the PEX12 gene encoding peroxisome assembly protein 12, whose product MAERGAHLTAAFPYADRPSIFEVVAQDSLMSAVRPALQHMAKVLAESNPGRYGFFWRWFDEIYTLLDLLLQQHYLSGCSASFPENFYGLKRVVLRGGGGEPRGRPATAGLPPQHHWRSLCLLVLVPYLKTKLEKLISRLREEDDYSIHPPSSCWKRCYRAFLAAYPFVNLAWEGWFLSQQLCYILGKAQHHSPLLRLAGVRLVRLTAEDLQAFEEKRLVARAAPQPSGSLKERAQSAGKKALGGVAFSLSTGLSVGVFFLQFLEWWYSSENQETIKSLTALPAPPPPVHLDLGADAPLLPRLKTVCPLCHKIRANDTALSTSGFVFCYRCIYNYVKRHQRCPVTGYATELQHLVKLYTPEN is encoded by the exons ATGGCAGAACGTGGGGCACACCTCACCGCCGCCTTCCCGTACGCGGACAGGCCTTCCATCTTCGAGGTCGTAGCGCAAGATAGTTTGATGTCTGCCGTGAGGCCAGCACTTCAGCATATGGCCAag GTGCTGGCCGAATCCAACCCCGGCCGTTACGGCTTCTTCTGGCGCTGGTTTGATGAGATCTATACTCTGCTGGACCTACTGCTCCAGCAGCACTACCTCTCCGGCTGCAGCGCCTCTTTCCCCGAAAACTTCTACGGCTTGAAGCGGGTCGTGCTGCGAGGCGGGGGCGGCGAGCCGCGGGGGCGTCCGGCCACCGCCGGGCTGCCCCCGCAACACCACTGGAGATCTCTTTGCTTGCTGGTCCTCGTCCCTTACCTGAAGACCAAGCTGGAGAAACTGATCTCCCGGCTGCGGGAAGAAGACGACTATTCTATCCACCCGCCGTCGTCCTGCTGGAAGCGCTGCTATCGGGCCTTCCTGGCCGCATACCCCTTTGTGAACCTGGCCTGGGAGGGTTGGTTTCTGTCCCAGCAGCTGTGCTACATCCTGGGGAAGGCCCAGCATCACTCGCCCCTGCTCCGGCTGGCCGGCGTGCGGCTAGTCCGGCTGACGGCAGAAGACCTGCAGGCCTTTGAGGAGAAACGGCTGGTCGCCCGTGCAGCTCCACAGCCGTCGGGCAG cTTGAAAGAGCGGGCGCAGTCCGCCGGGAAGAAAGCCCTGGGCGGCGTGGCCTTCTCGCTCTCCACCGGCCTCTCCGTGGGCGTCTTCTTCCTCCAGTTCCTGGAATGGTGGTACTCGTCTGAAAACCAGGAGACCATCAAGTCTCTGACCGCTCTGCCCGCCCCACCACCGCCCGTGCACCTGGACCTCGGGGCGGACGCCCCGCTCTTGCCCAGGCTCAAGACGGTGTGCCCGCTGTGCCACAAAATCCGCGCCAACGACACGGCCCTCTCCACCTCCggctttgtgttctgttaccgcTGCATCTACAACTACGTCAAGCGGCACCAGCGCTGCCCCGTCACCGGCTATGCCACGGAACTTCAACACCTTGTCAAATTATACACGCCTGAAAACTGA